From a region of the Paenibacillus lutimineralis genome:
- a CDS encoding Gx transporter family protein yields MQRLNEQSNIALKRTVIVAIFAAVAVVLSMVESLIPLNMGVPGAKLGLANIMVLTCLYFLRARDAMMMVLLKTLLTAFIFGTFSSFLFSIMGALFSFVAMWFLLLIGRDKLSFIGISIVGGIAHNIGQLTAACIYFNTTKIFYYLPMLLIMGVLTGIAVGIAVRYLVPSLSKMSLFEGFLA; encoded by the coding sequence ATGCAACGGTTAAATGAGCAGTCTAATATCGCGCTTAAAAGAACAGTGATCGTCGCTATCTTCGCTGCGGTGGCTGTCGTGTTAAGCATGGTTGAATCCTTGATTCCCCTCAATATGGGTGTACCTGGCGCTAAGCTGGGACTTGCAAATATTATGGTGTTGACCTGTCTCTATTTCTTACGAGCTCGGGATGCCATGATGATGGTGCTGCTTAAGACTTTGCTGACCGCCTTTATCTTCGGCACGTTCTCAAGCTTCTTATTTAGTATCATGGGGGCTTTGTTCAGCTTTGTGGCGATGTGGTTCCTATTACTGATTGGGCGCGATAAGCTTAGCTTCATCGGTATTAGCATCGTTGGCGGGATCGCCCATAATATCGGGCAGCTAACCGCTGCTTGTATTTATTTCAACACGACGAAAATATTCTACTATTTGCCGATGCTGCTGATTATGGGGGTACTTACAGGGATTGCAGTAGGTATTGCCGTTAGATATCTGGTTCCTTCCTTATCGAAGATGTCCTTGTTCGAAGGATTTCTAGCATAG
- a CDS encoding energy-coupling factor transporter ATPase yields MGDTILAYELQQVSFAYHPQQQILNDIDLRIAAGSWVTLVGANGSGKSTLAKLLGGLLAANTGKIYVEGTELNQDTIVHIRPKIGMVFQNPDNQFIGATVEEDIAFGLEGRCLPREKMVDRVKRYAEKLEIGHLLSKHPAELSGGQKQRVAVAAILAMEPSIVIFDEASSMLDEKARGELQSIMREMSASGEYTIISITHDAEEILASDRAIVLKDGGVAADVRPMELFEDEELLTSCRLVAPFRVRLLQELNRRGITLGPGDDIEEVSEQLWQFISSK; encoded by the coding sequence ATGGGAGACACAATACTGGCTTATGAATTGCAGCAGGTGTCCTTTGCCTATCATCCACAGCAGCAAATTCTGAATGATATCGATCTGCGAATTGCAGCAGGAAGCTGGGTGACTCTGGTTGGAGCCAATGGCAGCGGGAAGTCGACTCTGGCGAAATTGCTTGGAGGGCTGCTGGCCGCAAACACTGGGAAGATTTATGTGGAAGGCACTGAGCTGAACCAGGATACGATTGTCCACATCAGGCCCAAAATAGGGATGGTATTCCAGAACCCGGATAATCAGTTTATCGGTGCGACGGTGGAGGAGGATATTGCCTTCGGCTTGGAGGGCCGTTGCTTGCCTCGAGAAAAAATGGTGGATCGAGTAAAACGTTATGCCGAGAAGTTAGAGATCGGTCATCTGTTGTCCAAGCACCCCGCGGAACTGTCCGGAGGGCAGAAGCAACGGGTGGCCGTTGCTGCGATATTGGCAATGGAACCGAGTATCGTTATCTTTGATGAAGCCTCTTCGATGCTGGATGAGAAGGCGCGTGGAGAGCTGCAGTCTATCATGAGAGAGATGAGTGCAAGTGGCGAATATACTATTATCTCTATAACACATGACGCGGAAGAGATACTGGCCTCTGATAGAGCGATCGTGCTGAAAGATGGCGGAGTCGCGGCGGATGTAAGACCGATGGAACTGTTCGAAGATGAGGAACTATTAACTTCCTGTCGGCTGGTTGCCCCGTTTCGAGTTCGGCTGCTTCAGGAATTGAACAGACGGGGCATTACGCTGGGGCCAGGCGATGACATCGAGGAGGTGAGCGAGCAGCTATGGCAATTCATTTCGAGCAAGTAA
- a CDS encoding energy-coupling factor transporter ATPase, producing MAIHFEQVSFAYDDRSLWRHGALEDVSISIAPGSFVGIAGITGSGKSTLLQHLNGILKPTVGRVKVLDFTIEPGDKGPLRELRRRVGLVFQFPEQQLFEDTVEKDLCFGPLNFGVPLEEAKARASRALALLGLDDSFLPRNPFHLSGGQMRKVAIASILTMEPDIIALDEPTATLDPQSRAELAQLLSKLQREEGKTVIVVTHRIEEMLPYADTWIVMKDGRTIFQGSPSELAREEHRLSEAGLALPECIRLWSRIATRFGLQHEKPCFSAEAIAERLAGLYGAHPPRGGGADDAG from the coding sequence ATGGCAATTCATTTCGAGCAAGTAAGCTTTGCTTATGATGATCGTAGTCTATGGAGACATGGCGCGCTAGAGGATGTCAGTATCTCGATTGCGCCTGGCAGCTTCGTAGGCATAGCTGGTATTACGGGATCTGGCAAATCTACGCTGCTCCAGCATCTTAATGGAATCTTGAAGCCTACCGTTGGAAGAGTGAAAGTGCTAGATTTCACAATCGAGCCGGGAGATAAGGGACCGCTGCGTGAGCTGCGGAGGCGCGTAGGGCTTGTATTTCAATTCCCCGAACAGCAATTGTTCGAGGACACTGTCGAGAAGGATCTCTGCTTCGGACCGTTGAACTTCGGGGTTCCGCTAGAGGAAGCGAAGGCGCGGGCCAGCCGGGCACTAGCTCTATTAGGATTGGATGATTCGTTCCTGCCCCGAAACCCGTTCCATCTAAGTGGCGGGCAGATGCGCAAGGTGGCAATCGCCTCGATTCTTACGATGGAGCCCGATATTATTGCACTGGATGAGCCGACGGCCACACTTGACCCGCAGAGCAGGGCAGAGCTTGCACAGCTTCTCTCTAAGCTGCAGCGTGAAGAGGGCAAGACAGTCATCGTCGTTACGCATCGAATTGAAGAAATGCTGCCTTACGCGGATACCTGGATCGTTATGAAGGACGGACGAACTATATTCCAGGGATCGCCGTCAGAGCTGGCTCGTGAGGAACATCGTCTATCAGAGGCGGGACTCGCTCTTCCAGAGTGTATTCGCCTCTGGAGCCGGATCGCTACAAGATTCGGTCTGCAGCATGAAAAGCCATGCTTCAGCGCTGAAGCGATCGCCGAGCGATTAGCTGGATTATATGGGGCTCATCCGCCACGGGGAGGAGGGGCTGACGATGCGGGATAA
- a CDS encoding energy-coupling factor transporter transmembrane component T family protein encodes MRDKLLFGRCIDTGSSIHQLDPRAKITGMILYLIAIVAVHSWWMLLLTAVFSLAYMLATRIPLRYFVKAAKPLWVLMVFIFIVQSITIEGGAVVLRIGGWVLYTEGLKSGFIAAARMALLVSFTAILTFTTTPGLLNQGLDGVLKPLQKIGIKTQRLTLMMSISLRFIPTILDETHKILKAQAARGADIKELPWKEKGKLLLSLLVPVTVSAFRRAEELVLSMESRGYIVGAPRSEYHLLTWRAKDTWFVLSYVLLVAVALTYRFI; translated from the coding sequence ATGCGGGATAAGCTGTTATTCGGACGCTGCATCGATACCGGATCTTCGATCCACCAGCTTGATCCGCGGGCCAAGATTACAGGAATGATTCTCTATCTGATCGCGATTGTCGCTGTTCATTCATGGTGGATGCTGTTGCTTACAGCGGTGTTCTCGCTGGCGTATATGCTGGCAACGCGGATTCCATTGAGGTATTTTGTGAAGGCCGCCAAGCCACTGTGGGTACTTATGGTTTTTATCTTTATCGTCCAGAGCATAACGATTGAAGGGGGAGCGGTCGTCTTGCGAATTGGCGGATGGGTGCTCTATACCGAAGGTCTGAAGAGTGGATTTATCGCTGCTGCGAGGATGGCCCTGTTGGTGTCCTTTACGGCAATTCTTACGTTTACAACGACGCCGGGCTTACTCAATCAGGGACTGGACGGTGTCTTGAAGCCGCTGCAGAAGATCGGCATCAAGACTCAGCGTCTAACACTGATGATGAGCATTTCGCTGCGTTTCATACCGACCATTCTTGATGAGACGCACAAAATACTTAAAGCACAAGCGGCACGCGGTGCAGATATAAAAGAACTACCGTGGAAGGAGAAGGGGAAGCTGCTCTTATCCCTGCTCGTGCCGGTAACGGTCAGCGCCTTCCGACGGGCAGAGGAATTAGTACTATCGATGGAATCAAGAGGTTATATCGTCGGGGCACCCCGATCGGAATATCATCTGCTTACTTGGCGGGCCAAGGATACCTGGTTTGTCCTGAGCTATGTACTTCTGGTTGCGGTTGCGCTGACATATCGATTCATATAA
- a CDS encoding peptidase U32 family protein has translation MARYFNGKEVELLAPVGTFEIFKEVIQANCDAVYFGGPSLNMRLMRKGYNFTREEIVEAVKIAHSLGKKVYVTVNNLLNENELDEARDYLQFLDSAGPDALIVQDFAILELIKEMDLSLTVHSSVMMNVHNIEMVKALQDMGVTRVVASREMDLQNTRYLQAATGIEIEYFVHGDMCSVHGANCYFSSMVFGMSSNRGKCMKPCRWDYRIKKDGYVYPAEYPLAVKDMYMYENIPELIHGGITSFKIEGRMRDTEFVLMLVNAYGDAIDRYIADPIGFERTRESKLLFENRKRDFSKAYAFGRPGLSNINKRYEGTGKFYSTGKVFSTPTAERELSEKRVTDIRGKLAEVRKPSKAAAEVSVHVNNVAQAKAALAAGADHIYLSGDVFEPDHAFTRAEINELAEIKGKAKIYLCLPRMMDELQFEMYEGLIAGERLPIDGIMVTNLGAIHKFANAGYPLIGDFNLNVYNRISAEFYHRHGVERLTASMELPLNDLAALLDHTELPIEAIVHGSPAMMYMEHDLYENTEVFQPIGEEENHFVSNNILVMKTDKGENPVYRDVHGRCHLMMTKELNLMPVVRELIEAGLSVFRIEGATYKPEQLQQIVSIYKAAIANPDTAEERFAEMNPVYAGYTLGALQFDGGDIGKSRGMEDMDAEVKKEPASV, from the coding sequence ATGGCACGTTATTTTAATGGAAAAGAAGTTGAACTACTCGCGCCAGTTGGTACATTCGAGATTTTCAAGGAAGTGATTCAAGCAAACTGCGATGCAGTATATTTCGGGGGACCCAGCTTGAACATGCGCCTGATGCGCAAAGGTTATAATTTCACGCGGGAAGAGATCGTAGAGGCTGTCAAGATTGCACATTCATTAGGCAAAAAAGTGTACGTTACGGTGAATAACCTGCTGAATGAAAATGAGCTCGATGAGGCTCGCGATTATTTGCAATTCCTCGATAGTGCAGGTCCAGATGCTCTGATTGTTCAGGATTTTGCTATTCTGGAATTAATCAAGGAGATGGATCTGTCGCTTACGGTCCATTCCTCGGTCATGATGAATGTGCACAATATCGAGATGGTAAAGGCACTGCAAGACATGGGAGTGACACGAGTAGTTGCTTCTAGGGAGATGGATCTGCAGAACACTCGTTATCTACAAGCTGCAACGGGGATCGAGATCGAATATTTCGTTCATGGCGATATGTGTTCGGTGCATGGGGCTAACTGCTATTTCAGTTCAATGGTGTTCGGGATGAGCAGTAACCGCGGTAAATGCATGAAGCCATGCCGCTGGGATTATCGCATCAAGAAGGATGGATACGTCTATCCTGCCGAATACCCTTTGGCTGTGAAGGATATGTATATGTATGAGAACATCCCTGAACTGATTCATGGTGGAATTACCTCCTTCAAAATCGAAGGTCGCATGCGTGATACGGAATTCGTACTGATGCTGGTCAATGCTTACGGTGACGCGATTGATCGCTATATAGCTGATCCGATTGGGTTCGAACGGACACGGGAATCGAAGCTGCTCTTCGAGAATCGCAAACGGGATTTCTCTAAGGCATATGCCTTTGGCAGACCTGGATTATCGAATATTAACAAGCGTTATGAAGGAACAGGCAAGTTCTACAGTACGGGCAAAGTGTTCAGCACTCCAACTGCCGAGAGAGAGCTCAGCGAGAAGCGAGTAACAGATATCCGCGGTAAGCTTGCAGAGGTTCGTAAACCATCTAAGGCAGCTGCCGAAGTATCGGTTCATGTGAACAATGTGGCTCAGGCGAAGGCGGCTCTGGCAGCAGGTGCGGATCATATCTACTTGTCGGGTGATGTATTTGAACCGGATCATGCTTTTACTAGAGCGGAAATCAATGAATTGGCTGAGATCAAAGGCAAGGCGAAGATCTATCTCTGCTTGCCGCGTATGATGGATGAGCTGCAATTCGAAATGTATGAAGGATTAATCGCTGGCGAACGGTTGCCAATCGATGGCATTATGGTCACGAATCTCGGCGCTATTCATAAGTTTGCGAACGCAGGATATCCATTGATCGGTGATTTCAATCTGAATGTCTATAATCGTATCTCGGCCGAGTTCTACCATCGGCATGGAGTAGAGCGTCTGACCGCATCGATGGAGCTGCCGCTGAACGATCTGGCCGCATTATTGGATCATACGGAACTGCCGATCGAGGCGATCGTGCATGGTTCTCCAGCCATGATGTATATGGAACATGATCTGTACGAGAACACAGAGGTGTTCCAGCCAATCGGTGAAGAAGAGAACCATTTTGTAAGTAACAATATTCTCGTCATGAAGACGGATAAGGGTGAGAATCCGGTATATCGTGATGTACACGGCCGTTGCCACCTGATGATGACCAAAGAGCTGAACCTGATGCCGGTTGTGCGCGAGCTGATTGAAGCAGGACTGTCTGTATTCCGGATCGAAGGAGCGACATACAAGCCAGAGCAATTGCAGCAGATTGTCAGTATATATAAAGCAGCCATTGCAAATCCAGATACCGCAGAAGAGCGCTTTGCCGAGATGAATCCAGTGTATGCTGGTTACACATTAGGAGCTCTGCAATTTGATGGTGGGGATATTGGCAAGAGTCGCGGAATGGAAGACATGGACGCGGAAGTGAAGAAGGAGCCAGCTTCAGTATAG
- a CDS encoding aspartate aminotransferase family protein, translated as MNQYIGPEGILDKRGQYFYPCTGYFYRNPPQIVKGEMQYLYGHDGKRYTDFFAGVSVCASGHCNPEIAARTAEQLKTLQHTCTLYLTQPNVVLAERLSEVLPGQLRRTFFVNSGSEANEGAMLLARLHTGRKGFIALEQSLHGRTYLTMSVTGLSMWRADPQLAQPGAEDVTFIPRPYEYGVSLDEAARRSIDALKAVLAEKGDTIAAMLVEPIQGNGGIIIPPDWYFPEVKALLEQYGVLMIDDEIQTGFGRTGEMFAMSRWGVVPDIITMAKALGSGIPIAAFASTDEIAASFTRPSASTFGGNPVSSVTGLAVLDYIEANHMAEHSAELGEQLLTGLQQLAEQYVDMSDVRGAGLMIGAELCAYDPARGAILVDEVLEEMKDRGFIIGKNGVSRNVLAFQPPLVITAQDVEEMLNALRSSLRIVLS; from the coding sequence ATGAATCAATATATCGGACCAGAGGGTATTCTGGACAAACGCGGACAATATTTCTATCCTTGCACGGGCTATTTCTATCGCAATCCCCCGCAGATTGTCAAAGGCGAGATGCAATATCTATACGGACATGATGGCAAGCGATACACCGACTTCTTCGCTGGTGTATCGGTCTGTGCCAGCGGACACTGCAATCCTGAGATTGCAGCACGTACTGCTGAACAATTGAAGACACTGCAGCACACTTGTACGCTGTATTTGACCCAGCCGAATGTCGTTCTCGCGGAGCGGTTGTCTGAAGTGCTACCTGGCCAGCTGCGCAGAACTTTCTTCGTAAACAGCGGCTCGGAGGCGAATGAAGGCGCGATGCTGCTGGCACGTCTCCATACCGGACGGAAGGGCTTCATTGCATTGGAGCAGAGCTTGCACGGTCGTACGTATTTGACGATGAGTGTAACCGGACTGAGCATGTGGCGGGCTGATCCGCAATTAGCACAGCCAGGTGCAGAGGATGTAACTTTCATTCCTCGTCCTTATGAATATGGCGTTAGTCTCGACGAGGCGGCCCGGCGTTCCATCGACGCTTTGAAGGCTGTTCTAGCCGAGAAGGGAGATACGATCGCTGCTATGCTCGTAGAACCGATTCAAGGTAATGGCGGGATCATCATACCTCCAGACTGGTATTTCCCTGAAGTGAAGGCGCTGCTGGAGCAATATGGCGTGTTGATGATTGATGATGAAATTCAGACTGGGTTCGGCCGAACTGGAGAGATGTTCGCAATGAGCCGCTGGGGCGTTGTGCCGGACATTATTACAATGGCCAAAGCACTTGGTAGCGGCATCCCGATCGCGGCGTTTGCTTCTACAGATGAGATAGCCGCAAGCTTTACACGTCCGTCTGCCTCTACGTTCGGTGGCAATCCAGTATCGTCTGTAACCGGTCTGGCTGTGCTTGATTACATCGAAGCCAATCATATGGCAGAGCATTCAGCTGAGCTAGGAGAACAGCTTCTAACGGGACTACAACAGCTCGCTGAGCAGTACGTAGACATGTCAGACGTACGCGGTGCCGGTCTCATGATCGGGGCTGAGTTATGTGCTTACGATCCGGCGCGAGGTGCTATTCTAGTAGATGAGGTGCTTGAGGAAATGAAGGACCGCGGCTTCATTATCGGCAAGAATGGTGTTAGCCGCAACGTTCTGGCCTTCCAGCCACCGCTCGTTATTACAGCGCAGGATGTTGAAGAAATGCTTAACGCATTACGCTCTTCACTGCGAATCGTGTTGAGCTAG
- a CDS encoding UbiA-like polyprenyltransferase, which produces MEYARKIGSKIKLYGELVMFSHTLFSLPFAIISMIWAAGGLPSSRIILWGLIALIAARNGANAFNRVVDRVFDEQNPRTAHRHLPRKLLDAKEVLVFVVVNYAIFIFSAAMLNTLCFILSPVAIFLISSYSYTKRFTFLSHLYLGFSIASAPIGAWFAVTGKFAFTPFILGTVVMLWIAGFDIIYGSQDIDFDRNHGLWSIPSFFGLKNGLRIAAGLHAIMVLLLITLIPIRHLGWLYILGIVIAIALLMVEHKIIKPSNRKRMNIASYNLNQVISMAILFCTVADFFLL; this is translated from the coding sequence ATGGAGTACGCCAGAAAAATCGGCTCGAAGATTAAATTGTATGGAGAACTGGTTATGTTCTCGCATACCCTGTTCTCGCTGCCGTTCGCAATCATCTCAATGATATGGGCCGCTGGAGGGCTTCCTTCCAGTCGTATCATACTTTGGGGACTGATTGCATTAATAGCTGCCAGAAACGGGGCAAATGCCTTCAATCGTGTCGTAGACCGTGTCTTTGATGAGCAGAATCCGAGAACGGCGCATCGTCATCTGCCAAGAAAGCTGCTTGACGCCAAGGAAGTCCTGGTCTTCGTGGTTGTCAATTACGCCATTTTTATATTTTCTGCTGCAATGCTGAATACACTTTGCTTTATTTTATCGCCAGTAGCTATCTTTCTGATCTCATCGTATTCATACACGAAGCGGTTTACTTTTCTCAGTCATCTGTACCTCGGCTTCTCAATCGCTTCAGCGCCAATCGGAGCCTGGTTTGCCGTTACCGGAAAGTTCGCCTTTACACCGTTCATTCTTGGTACGGTCGTGATGTTGTGGATCGCCGGGTTCGATATTATTTACGGCTCGCAGGATATCGATTTTGACCGCAACCATGGGCTCTGGTCCATTCCGAGCTTCTTCGGTCTGAAGAATGGGTTACGGATTGCAGCTGGTCTCCATGCCATTATGGTGCTGCTGCTCATTACCTTGATCCCGATCCGTCATTTAGGTTGGCTATATATACTCGGGATTGTCATCGCGATCGCCCTGCTCATGGTAGAGCATAAGATCATTAAGCCGTCGAACCGGAAGCGGATGAATATCGCGTCTTATAACCTGAATCAGGTCATCAGTATGGCTATTCTGTTCTGTACGGTGGCTGACTTTTTCTTGCTGTAG
- a CDS encoding DEAD/DEAH box helicase, with amino-acid sequence MSQNTEAITVHISLSAYGDALIYGSTQSNSYVPGLHLKQRLFAWHEASFYGTELEIQQVQEVEVIVLPPEYVLPFLADRKLLSHIEWIWDEEASQLIQLVSALNTCIEEKKFIPSLSAFQKGKLQWTWDKKALNAKTKFALENMDSSLPSDYDGLSAAFSSTVSHRYYGTEIAASDLRSEYPMLFTKNSAVQGLNEQAWLISIGWRADTAPFRPLLQLLEPDDEEPIWRLKLVLQDKFDPSVLMSVRLAEDGHVSGQWPDSWSSHIKERSAGWLEHLRASFPREQWGGHIQDVLSKPLSDEAAWQFLTVDSRRLLEAGWQVLLPAWWEAASRKKPKLRAKVRADEGSNDQQGSKGNSFFGLNSIIQFDWRIAIGETQLTEAEFAELVARNERLVQFRGQWIPLDPALLAQIRQAMDGVDSSQGLSFQDILHLHLLESSNPSYSGRSTDQPEEEEEETSQRIQLGVELNEYLIELMSQLGRQTEWPKLPVPSKLQADLRTYQYDGYSWLAFLRRFGLGACLADDMGLGKTVQFIAYLLHLQENRTDGDTRVPSLLICPTSVLGNWQKELNRFAPSLRVMLHYGSGRSNEEVFQEEIKQADVIITSYATATLDQELLKEFTWDSLCLDEAQNIKNAQTKQSTAVRSFPAKHRIVLTGTPIENRLSELWSLYDFMNPGYLGSARAFNTRFIQAIEKDHDEQRTINLQKLVKPFMLRRKKKDPAIQLDLPDKNEMKTYIQLTGEQSALYDQTVNNLMSKMKELKGIERKGAILATLTHLKQLCDHPVLLTKDFLPDSQGKQEDSSLVTEMLINRSSKLERLLEMVKELRDEGERCLIFTQYIGMGEILKHVLMQELGEPVLYLNGSTSKTARDRMIDQFQSQTLPPDEQPSVFILSIKAGGVGLNLTAANHVFHFDRWWNPAVENQATDRAYRMGQTKDVQVHKFISLGTLEERIDEMLENKQQLSDNVISSTENWITELSTEALKDLFTLRRDFV; translated from the coding sequence ATGAGCCAAAATACAGAAGCCATCACAGTCCATATCAGTCTCAGCGCTTACGGAGATGCTCTTATTTACGGATCAACTCAGAGTAACAGTTATGTACCTGGATTGCACTTGAAACAACGATTGTTCGCCTGGCATGAAGCTTCTTTCTATGGTACTGAATTGGAGATTCAACAGGTCCAAGAGGTTGAAGTTATTGTTCTTCCACCCGAATACGTCCTGCCCTTCTTGGCTGACCGTAAACTACTGAGTCATATTGAATGGATATGGGACGAGGAAGCCTCGCAACTGATTCAGCTTGTCTCAGCTTTGAATACATGCATTGAAGAGAAGAAATTTATTCCTAGCTTATCAGCTTTCCAGAAAGGAAAGCTACAGTGGACTTGGGACAAGAAAGCATTGAATGCTAAGACTAAATTCGCTTTAGAGAACATGGATAGCAGCCTTCCTAGTGATTACGATGGATTAAGCGCTGCTTTCTCATCTACCGTTTCACACCGCTACTATGGAACAGAAATAGCTGCTTCAGATTTACGAAGCGAATATCCGATGCTATTTACTAAGAATAGTGCTGTCCAAGGCTTAAATGAGCAAGCATGGCTTATTTCCATTGGCTGGAGAGCAGATACTGCACCCTTCCGTCCCCTATTGCAACTGCTGGAACCAGACGATGAAGAGCCCATTTGGCGTCTTAAGCTGGTACTACAGGATAAGTTCGATCCCTCGGTACTTATGTCAGTTCGACTTGCCGAAGATGGACATGTATCTGGTCAATGGCCGGATTCTTGGTCAAGTCATATTAAGGAGCGTTCCGCTGGATGGTTAGAGCATTTGCGTGCAAGTTTCCCCAGGGAGCAATGGGGCGGGCACATACAGGATGTTCTCAGCAAGCCGCTGTCCGATGAGGCGGCTTGGCAGTTCTTAACGGTAGACAGCCGCCGTCTGCTTGAGGCAGGCTGGCAGGTGTTGCTTCCGGCCTGGTGGGAAGCAGCTAGCCGCAAGAAGCCAAAGCTGCGAGCTAAGGTTCGCGCGGACGAAGGAAGCAATGATCAACAAGGGAGCAAAGGCAACTCATTTTTCGGGCTGAATTCTATTATTCAATTCGACTGGCGCATTGCTATTGGTGAGACTCAGCTTACTGAAGCTGAGTTTGCCGAGCTCGTCGCTCGCAATGAACGCTTAGTTCAGTTTAGAGGACAATGGATCCCGCTTGATCCAGCACTACTGGCACAAATTCGCCAAGCTATGGATGGCGTGGATAGCTCACAGGGATTATCCTTTCAGGATATTTTACATCTCCACCTATTGGAGAGTAGCAATCCGTCCTATAGCGGACGATCAACTGACCAACCAGAGGAAGAGGAAGAAGAAACCTCGCAACGTATCCAGCTTGGGGTGGAACTCAATGAATATCTGATCGAACTCATGAGCCAGCTTGGACGACAAACGGAGTGGCCAAAGCTCCCTGTTCCAAGTAAATTACAAGCAGATCTACGGACTTATCAATATGATGGTTATTCCTGGCTAGCCTTTTTGCGGCGCTTTGGTCTAGGAGCCTGCCTTGCAGATGACATGGGGCTTGGTAAGACGGTACAGTTTATTGCTTATTTATTGCACCTGCAAGAGAACCGCACCGATGGAGATACAAGGGTCCCTTCTCTCTTGATCTGTCCTACTTCGGTACTCGGTAACTGGCAGAAGGAATTAAACCGATTTGCCCCTTCACTTCGAGTCATGCTCCATTATGGTAGTGGGCGCTCTAACGAAGAGGTATTTCAAGAGGAGATCAAGCAAGCGGATGTCATCATAACCTCCTATGCCACCGCAACACTTGATCAAGAACTACTAAAGGAATTTACATGGGACTCACTATGTCTTGACGAAGCCCAAAACATCAAAAATGCCCAAACGAAGCAATCTACTGCGGTTCGTAGCTTCCCAGCCAAACATCGGATTGTGCTTACGGGAACACCGATAGAGAATCGGCTTTCAGAGCTGTGGTCTCTCTATGACTTCATGAACCCGGGTTATTTGGGAAGTGCACGGGCGTTTAATACCCGGTTCATTCAGGCGATTGAAAAAGATCACGATGAGCAGCGCACAATCAATCTTCAGAAATTAGTGAAGCCATTTATGCTTCGCCGTAAGAAGAAAGATCCCGCGATCCAGCTCGATTTGCCTGACAAGAATGAAATGAAAACCTATATTCAGCTTACAGGTGAACAAAGTGCACTCTATGATCAAACCGTTAACAACTTAATGAGTAAAATGAAAGAGCTAAAGGGGATCGAAAGAAAAGGAGCTATTCTAGCGACTCTCACCCATCTAAAGCAACTTTGCGATCATCCAGTACTGTTAACGAAGGATTTCTTACCGGATTCACAAGGAAAACAAGAGGATAGCTCTTTAGTAACCGAGATGTTAATCAACCGTTCGTCCAAACTGGAGCGCTTGCTCGAAATGGTTAAAGAGCTGCGAGATGAAGGCGAGCGTTGCCTGATCTTTACACAGTATATTGGTATGGGAGAAATACTGAAGCATGTTCTTATGCAAGAGCTAGGAGAACCTGTGCTCTACCTGAATGGTAGTACGTCGAAAACGGCACGTGACCGGATGATTGATCAGTTCCAATCTCAAACCTTGCCGCCTGATGAACAGCCCAGCGTATTTATACTCTCGATCAAAGCAGGAGGCGTAGGTCTTAATCTTACGGCAGCGAATCATGTCTTTCACTTCGACCGCTGGTGGAATCCGGCTGTGGAGAATCAGGCTACCGACCGCGCTTATCGGATGGGTCAGACCAAAGATGTACAGGTACACAAGTTCATCTCCCTTGGTACGCTTGAAGAGCGCATTGATGAGATGCTCGAGAACAAACAGCAGCTCAGTGACAATGTGATATCCAGCACGGAAAACTGGATCACCGAATTATCGACCGAAGCACTCAAAGACCTGTTCACATTACGTCGTGATTTTGTCTGA